Proteins encoded in a region of the Campylobacter sp. MIT 99-7217 genome:
- the dcm gene encoding DNA (cytosine-5-)-methyltransferase — MSLSFIDFCSGIGGGRLALSLNGFNCLGFSEIDKAAIKSYESFFDTKDELKFGDLTKIRAKHLPDFDLLISGFPCQSFSIVGKREGFENEEKGQIIFYLAEILRQKKPKFLILENVKGLINHNKGQSLRAILELLQNCGYSVAYKLLNSLDFGLAQSRERVYFVGIRKDLNKKFSFENTNFLAKKSSDLRHFLSPNTENIFDQNSLNYQTFLSYLNNKYNKNKFKLKELLQRDFLVLDTRQSDLRLYEGKIPTLRRDRQGLFYVFDKELYKLSAIEALKLQGFDKIENLTQKIKTLKTSDILRQCGNAMSVNVVEDIARNLKRTFYG, encoded by the coding sequence ATGAGTTTAAGTTTTATTGATTTTTGTAGTGGGATTGGTGGTGGGCGCTTAGCCCTTAGCTTAAATGGCTTTAACTGCCTTGGTTTTAGCGAGATTGATAAGGCTGCTATTAAAAGCTATGAGAGCTTTTTTGATACTAAAGATGAGCTGAAATTTGGAGATTTAACAAAGATTAGGGCTAAGCATTTACCTGATTTTGATTTGCTTATAAGTGGCTTTCCTTGTCAAAGCTTTAGTATAGTGGGCAAAAGAGAGGGTTTTGAAAATGAAGAAAAGGGACAAATTATTTTTTATTTAGCTGAAATTTTAAGGCAGAAAAAGCCTAAATTTTTAATTTTAGAAAATGTAAAGGGGCTTATAAATCATAATAAGGGACAAAGTTTAAGGGCTATTTTAGAGCTTTTGCAAAATTGTGGCTATAGTGTAGCTTATAAGCTTTTAAATAGCCTTGATTTTGGCTTAGCACAAAGCAGAGAAAGGGTTTATTTTGTAGGAATAAGAAAAGATTTAAATAAAAAATTTAGTTTTGAAAATACGAATTTTTTAGCTAAAAAATCTTCAGATCTTAGACATTTTTTAAGTCCAAATACTGAAAATATTTTTGATCAAAATTCATTAAATTATCAAACTTTTTTAAGCTATCTTAACAATAAGTATAATAAAAATAAATTTAAGCTTAAAGAGCTTTTGCAAAGGGATTTTTTAGTCCTTGATACAAGGCAAAGTGATTTAAGACTTTATGAGGGTAAAATCCCAACATTAAGGAGAGATAGACAGGGTTTATTTTATGTTTTTGATAAAGAACTTTACAAACTTAGTGCTATAGAAGCTCTTAAATTGCAAGGTTTTGATAAAATAGAAAATTTAACACAAAAGATTAAAACCCTTAAAACAAGTGATATTTTAAGGCAGTGCGGTAATGCTATGAGCGTAAATGTCGTTGAAGATATTGCAAGAAATTTAAAAAGGACTTTCTATGGATAA